One Gammaproteobacteria bacterium DNA segment encodes these proteins:
- a CDS encoding DDE-type integrase/transposase/recombinase, with product MGDDNRLSVHERWARLRFAVIGSLLAAPPESGELHTAITALAARTWRHPVTGEAVRFGFSTIERWYYLALRAGADPVRALRSRRRADAGRHRRLSDLLRTELHALYQAHSGWSVQLHVDNLAVLAAKDPSLGAMPSYATVRRYLQANGMRKRTGRVRRDTPGAEAAERHLATREVRSYELAHVNALWHADFHVGSRRVVDARGRWQTVQMLGILDDCSRICCHAQWYLTEDAERFVHGLSQALQKRGLPRALLTDNGSAETATEVTEGLARLGIVHETTLPYSAYQNAKQENWWSVVEGRLLAMLEGVEQLTLESLNRATLAWVEGEYQRRRHHELGCAPIERYRQGPDVARECPDAEMLRRSFRAQTTRVQRRSDGTCTVLGTRFEVPSRFRHLHRLKLRYARWDLASIDLLDPHTEQPVAVLYPLDKQRNAEHGRRALAPVDDSTSVDALPVNANTCAGMAPLLDQLLAEYAATGIPPAYLPFDPEDTDP from the coding sequence ATGGGCGACGACAACAGATTGAGCGTGCACGAACGCTGGGCACGGCTGCGCTTCGCCGTGATCGGTTCGCTATTGGCGGCACCGCCAGAGAGCGGTGAGCTGCACACAGCCATTACGGCGCTGGCCGCCAGGACCTGGCGTCATCCGGTCACTGGCGAGGCGGTACGCTTCGGGTTCTCCACCATAGAGCGCTGGTACTACCTGGCGCTTCGTGCCGGCGCTGACCCAGTCCGTGCGCTGCGTTCACGCCGACGCGCCGATGCGGGACGTCACCGCCGCCTGAGTGACCTGCTGCGCACCGAGCTGCATGCGCTCTACCAAGCGCATTCGGGCTGGAGCGTGCAGCTGCATGTCGATAACCTTGCAGTTCTGGCTGCCAAGGATCCGTCTCTTGGCGCGATGCCCTCGTACGCCACCGTTCGGCGGTATCTACAGGCGAACGGCATGCGCAAGCGCACCGGGCGCGTGCGGCGCGATACCCCCGGTGCTGAAGCCGCCGAGCGCCACCTGGCCACGCGCGAGGTGCGCAGCTATGAACTCGCCCACGTCAATGCGTTATGGCACGCCGACTTCCACGTCGGCTCGCGCCGCGTCGTCGATGCGCGCGGGCGCTGGCAGACGGTACAGATGCTCGGCATTCTCGATGACTGCTCAAGGATCTGTTGTCACGCCCAGTGGTACCTCACCGAGGACGCCGAACGCTTCGTGCACGGCCTGTCGCAGGCGCTGCAGAAGCGCGGCCTGCCCCGTGCCCTGCTGACCGACAACGGCAGTGCCGAGACCGCGACCGAAGTCACCGAGGGCCTGGCGCGCCTGGGTATCGTGCATGAGACGACATTACCGTACTCGGCCTACCAGAATGCCAAGCAGGAGAACTGGTGGTCGGTCGTTGAGGGTCGCCTGCTCGCCATGCTCGAGGGCGTCGAGCAGCTGACACTGGAGAGTCTCAACCGCGCAACACTCGCCTGGGTCGAGGGCGAGTATCAGCGTCGCCGCCACCACGAGCTCGGCTGCGCGCCCATTGAGCGCTATCGGCAGGGCCCCGACGTTGCCCGCGAGTGCCCCGATGCCGAGATGCTACGCCGCAGCTTCCGCGCACAGACCACGCGTGTCCAGCGTCGATCCGATGGCACCTGCACCGTACTGGGCACCCGCTTCGAGGTGCCCTCCCGGTTCCGCCACCTCCACCGGCTAAAGCTGCGCTACGCACGCTGGGATCTTGCGAGTATTGATCTACTCGATCCCCACACCGAACAACCCGTCGCCGTGCTCTATCCACTCGACAAGCAGCGTAATGCCGAGCATGGACGACGGGCCCTCGCGCCGGTGGATGACAGCACGTCGGTCGATGCCCTGCCGGTTAACGCTAACACGTGCGCCGGTATGGCGCCGTTGCTTGACCAACTCCTGGCCGAGTATGCCGCCACCGGCATACCGCCGGCCTATCTGCCCTTCGATCCCGAGGATACTGACCCATGA
- a CDS encoding ATP-binding protein produces MNKSLLALYGLKWNPFSPELPTEALMATPALEDFAWRIEHTHVREGGFALITGAPGTGKSVALRILAARLGRLPDLTIAALTHPSANLADFYRELGDLFGVDLKPHNRWMGFKGLRTRWLATLDASLMRPVLLIDEAQEIAPVVLNELRLLASSQFDSRTLLSVVLAGDQRLTDLLRRDDLLPLGSRIRARLALEHASRDDLLACLAHLCTSAGNPGLFSEQLAQALADHAMGNYRVLTNMAAEILAHASRHELTQLDEKLFFDVFHTERKPSPRRARSAA; encoded by the coding sequence ATGAACAAATCCCTGCTCGCACTCTACGGCCTCAAGTGGAATCCATTCTCGCCGGAACTGCCCACCGAGGCATTGATGGCAACGCCTGCGCTGGAGGACTTCGCCTGGCGTATCGAACACACCCATGTCCGCGAAGGCGGCTTTGCCCTCATTACCGGCGCGCCCGGCACCGGCAAGAGCGTCGCATTGCGCATCCTCGCCGCCCGCCTCGGGCGCCTGCCCGACCTGACCATCGCCGCGTTGACCCATCCGAGTGCCAACCTCGCGGACTTCTACCGCGAGCTGGGAGACCTGTTCGGCGTCGATCTCAAGCCGCACAATCGCTGGATGGGCTTCAAGGGGCTGCGCACCCGCTGGCTGGCGACTCTCGACGCCTCACTCATGCGCCCCGTGCTGCTGATCGATGAAGCCCAGGAGATCGCGCCTGTGGTACTGAATGAGTTGCGCTTGCTCGCCTCGTCCCAGTTCGACTCCCGCACCTTGCTGAGCGTGGTCCTCGCCGGCGATCAACGCCTGACCGACCTGCTCCGGCGTGACGATCTGCTCCCGCTCGGCTCGCGCATCCGGGCCCGCCTGGCGCTTGAACACGCCTCACGCGACGATCTCCTCGCCTGCCTGGCGCATCTTTGCACAAGCGCCGGCAACCCCGGTCTGTTCAGCGAACAGCTGGCACAGGCGCTGGCCGATCACGCTATGGGCAACTACCGTGTGCTGACCAATATGGCCGCCGAAATCCTCGCCCATGCCAGCCGCCACGAACTCACCCAGCTCGATGAAAAGCTCTTCTTCGATGTCTTCCACACCGAGCGCAAGCCATCACCGCGGCGCGCTCGCAGCGCTGCCTGA
- a CDS encoding BatD family protein, whose amino-acid sequence MNPHRPISPWFPRLVSRHDRPLAWRRGRRSETRFSVPPCRREGLLSWFLILVLACAPAMVLAAVEATVDRTVVGEGESLELRLKVTGDDAGATPDMAPLERDFEVAGTRRSSHIRFINGRMERSKSWILTLIPKGTGELSIPALDVGDATTRPLTVSVRPAGSGPADDEPADVFLEVEAEPRNPYVQAQVSYRVRIFFQDLSEGELANPEVEGAVVARHGEDVAYDATRHGRRYRVLERRYVIFPQRSGPLEIPAPVFVGRAPDGGAGPRSPFGSFGAFDQMFQSARAIRRRGEAVTLEVRPQPAAFQGKRWLPAQALALDQEWSDGAGTGRVGEPITRALIIEARGLEAAQLPELGPPAGAGYRAYADKPQLETGADGAPVVSRRRESHAIIPTRPGELRLPPVEVHWWNTRDDTPQLATLPGRTIKVQPAAGEAPKATAPAEPRPAPATPAPSPPGDPSRPGLSAGPWPWISALLLGAWLVTLYLLVRQRRRVVSPATVEGPVQPSGAPTVSEATKSLVRACRGQNPLAARDALLVWGRARWPEDPPVNLGQLAARVGPGELADLVTELDPALYGGPASPAPSAELWERLPGLVRAWRPRPEGDPAALPLPELYPGSHFYGHGAE is encoded by the coding sequence ATGAACCCGCACCGCCCCATCAGCCCCTGGTTTCCCCGTCTCGTGTCCCGTCATGACCGGCCCCTCGCCTGGCGTCGCGGCAGGCGTAGCGAGACGAGGTTCTCCGTGCCGCCGTGCCGCCGTGAGGGTTTGCTGTCGTGGTTCCTGATTCTCGTGCTGGCCTGCGCCCCGGCAATGGTGCTGGCGGCAGTGGAGGCCACCGTGGACCGCACGGTGGTGGGCGAGGGCGAGAGCCTCGAGCTGCGCCTGAAGGTCACCGGGGATGACGCCGGGGCGACGCCGGATATGGCGCCCCTGGAGCGGGACTTCGAGGTTGCGGGCACTCGCCGCAGCAGCCACATCAGATTCATCAACGGGCGCATGGAACGCAGCAAGTCGTGGATCCTGACCCTCATTCCCAAGGGCACGGGGGAACTCAGCATCCCCGCCCTCGACGTGGGGGACGCCACCACGCGGCCCCTCACCGTCAGCGTGCGGCCGGCCGGCAGCGGTCCGGCGGACGATGAGCCGGCCGATGTCTTCCTGGAGGTGGAGGCCGAGCCCCGGAACCCCTACGTCCAGGCCCAGGTGAGCTACCGGGTGCGTATCTTCTTCCAGGATCTCAGCGAGGGGGAACTGGCAAACCCCGAGGTGGAGGGTGCGGTGGTGGCCCGCCACGGCGAGGATGTGGCCTACGATGCCACTCGCCACGGTCGCCGCTATCGGGTGCTGGAGCGCCGTTATGTCATTTTCCCCCAGCGCAGCGGTCCTCTGGAGATCCCGGCCCCGGTATTCGTGGGCCGGGCGCCCGACGGCGGGGCCGGCCCGCGCTCTCCCTTCGGCAGCTTCGGCGCCTTCGACCAGATGTTCCAGAGCGCCCGCGCCATCCGCCGCCGCGGTGAGGCCGTGACCCTGGAGGTGCGGCCGCAACCGGCCGCCTTCCAGGGCAAGCGCTGGCTGCCGGCCCAGGCCCTGGCCCTGGACCAGGAATGGTCCGACGGCGCCGGGACGGGGCGCGTGGGCGAACCCATCACGCGCGCTTTGATTATCGAGGCCCGGGGCCTGGAGGCGGCCCAGTTGCCGGAGTTGGGCCCGCCCGCGGGCGCGGGCTACCGCGCTTATGCCGACAAGCCGCAGCTGGAGACCGGTGCCGACGGGGCCCCAGTGGTGTCCCGGCGCCGCGAGTCCCATGCCATCATCCCCACCCGCCCGGGTGAGTTGCGGCTGCCGCCCGTGGAGGTCCACTGGTGGAATACCCGGGACGACACGCCGCAGCTTGCCACCCTGCCGGGGCGTACGATCAAGGTACAGCCAGCCGCCGGAGAGGCCCCCAAGGCCACCGCGCCGGCGGAGCCGCGGCCGGCCCCCGCCACTCCCGCGCCGTCGCCGCCCGGCGACCCATCCCGGCCGGGCCTGTCGGCTGGGCCCTGGCCCTGGATTTCGGCCCTGTTGCTGGGGGCCTGGCTGGTCACTCTTTATCTGCTGGTGCGCCAGCGCCGCCGGGTGGTGTCCCCCGCGACTGTCGAGGGTCCCGTACAGCCTTCAGGTGCCCCAACCGTCTCAGAGGCGACCAAGTCCCTCGTCAGGGCCTGCCGGGGGCAGAACCCGCTGGCGGCACGGGATGCCCTGCTGGTGTGGGGCCGGGCCCGCTGGCCGGAGGATCCGCCGGTGAACCTGGGGCAGTTGGCGGCCCGGGTGGGTCCCGGCGAGCTTGCCGATCTCGTGACGGAGTTGGACCCTGCCCTGTACGGCGGCCCCGCCTCCCCGGCGCCGTCGGCGGAGTTGTGGGAACGCCTGCCGGGCCTGGTCAGGGCCTGGCGCCCCCGGCCGGAGGGCGACCCGGCCGCGCTGCCCCTGCCCGAGCTCTATCCCGGCTCCCATTTCTATGGCCATGGTGCTGAATAA
- a CDS encoding VWA domain-containing protein, with translation MIPDTFLFLRPWWFLALVPLAGLVWALVQGGPATGAWQRVCDPALLHFLAEGENAVAAPRRAALAVAVGGLLAVVALAGPAWERLPQPVYRGEATRVVVLSLAGTMNAADLKPSRLARARFKVMDLLERAGEGRTGLVVYAGEPFIVSPLTDDAATIAAMVPVLETDLMPAPGRRLAPALEQAAALLDQGAAGGGRIIVLADGMDDPAAALERARDLSRRHTIGVIGVGTPDGVPVTDAGGGFRRDGTGALAVTRLEESALEAVAAAGGGAYRRLTADDADLRAVMRPPGAVDGVLEASDERTADQWCEAGPWLLLPLALLGAFAFRRGWLAVALVAVMGSPGEAWALDWEDLWRTPDQQAAAAFQEGQPAAAAKTFRDPAWRGSALYRAGEYEAAAAAFEALGHAGAHYNRANALARGGRLEEALAAYEQALELAPGHDDARHNLAVVRRALEQQAPQEGQQGEGESGDPRQQSEPAAGGGQGDGSEDQDTPSREQDDGQAGAGDDNAGDQTPGDGEPSAGEAPAEDDAGRDPLAEPGSPGEETLATPPGPPKGTGEQAPPEEPPLETSGAAPQDAGATEADQAMEQWLRRIPDDPGGLLRRKFMLEHYRRQQAAGGR, from the coding sequence GTGATCCCCGATACCTTCCTGTTCCTGCGCCCGTGGTGGTTCCTGGCCCTAGTCCCCCTGGCAGGCCTAGTGTGGGCCCTGGTCCAGGGCGGTCCGGCGACGGGGGCCTGGCAACGGGTGTGCGATCCGGCCCTGCTGCATTTCCTCGCCGAAGGCGAAAATGCCGTCGCCGCGCCGCGGCGGGCGGCCCTGGCGGTGGCGGTGGGGGGGCTGCTGGCGGTGGTGGCCCTGGCGGGCCCGGCGTGGGAGCGACTGCCCCAGCCCGTCTACCGCGGCGAGGCCACGCGGGTGGTGGTGCTGTCCCTGGCCGGCACCATGAACGCCGCCGATCTCAAACCCTCCCGCCTGGCCCGCGCACGCTTCAAGGTGATGGACCTGCTGGAACGGGCCGGGGAGGGGCGCACCGGGCTGGTGGTGTACGCCGGCGAGCCCTTCATCGTGTCGCCTCTGACCGACGATGCTGCCACCATCGCCGCCATGGTGCCGGTGCTGGAGACGGACCTCATGCCGGCCCCGGGGCGGCGCCTCGCCCCCGCCCTGGAGCAGGCGGCGGCGCTGCTGGACCAGGGGGCGGCCGGCGGTGGGCGCATCATCGTCCTCGCCGACGGCATGGACGACCCGGCCGCCGCCCTGGAACGGGCGCGGGACCTGTCCCGGCGCCATACCATCGGCGTCATCGGGGTGGGCACGCCGGACGGGGTGCCCGTGACGGATGCCGGGGGCGGCTTTCGGCGGGATGGCACCGGGGCCCTGGCGGTGACCCGTCTCGAGGAGTCGGCCCTGGAGGCGGTGGCCGCGGCCGGTGGCGGCGCCTACCGCCGCCTGACGGCGGATGATGCCGATCTGCGGGCCGTGATGCGTCCCCCCGGGGCCGTGGACGGAGTGCTGGAGGCGTCGGATGAGCGCACCGCCGACCAGTGGTGCGAGGCCGGCCCCTGGCTGCTGCTGCCCCTGGCCCTGCTCGGGGCCTTCGCCTTCCGGCGCGGCTGGCTGGCGGTGGCCCTGGTGGCGGTCATGGGCAGTCCCGGGGAGGCGTGGGCCCTGGACTGGGAGGACCTGTGGCGGACCCCCGATCAGCAGGCCGCCGCGGCCTTCCAGGAGGGACAGCCGGCGGCGGCCGCCAAGACCTTCCGGGATCCGGCATGGCGGGGCAGCGCCCTCTATCGCGCCGGCGAATACGAGGCCGCGGCCGCCGCCTTCGAGGCCCTGGGGCACGCGGGCGCCCATTACAATCGTGCCAACGCCCTGGCCCGTGGCGGGCGCCTCGAGGAGGCCCTGGCCGCCTATGAACAGGCGCTGGAGCTGGCGCCCGGCCACGACGATGCCCGCCACAATCTGGCGGTGGTGAGACGGGCCCTCGAACAGCAGGCACCTCAGGAAGGCCAGCAAGGCGAGGGGGAATCCGGTGACCCGCGGCAGCAGTCGGAGCCGGCCGCTGGCGGCGGCCAGGGTGATGGGAGCGAGGACCAGGACACGCCCTCCCGGGAGCAGGATGACGGCCAGGCAGGCGCCGGCGACGACAACGCAGGGGACCAGACCCCCGGTGACGGGGAGCCGTCTGCGGGCGAGGCGCCGGCGGAGGATGACGCGGGGCGGGATCCCCTGGCCGAGCCGGGATCCCCAGGGGAGGAGACACTCGCGACACCGCCAGGCCCCCCCAAGGGCACGGGTGAACAAGCCCCGCCCGAGGAACCGCCCCTGGAGACATCCGGCGCCGCGCCGCAGGATGCCGGCGCCACGGAAGCGGACCAGGCCATGGAACAATGGCTGCGGCGCATACCCGACGACCCCGGTGGCCTGCTGCGCCGCAAGTTCATGCTGGAGCACTACCGCCGCCAGCAGGCGGCCGGCGGACGGTGA
- a CDS encoding VWA domain-containing protein produces the protein MIHLAWPWALLLLPLPWLIRRLAPPARAPRAVALRAPLFEWLAGGAAAAAPPRRLRPRLRLGTAVAAWLLLVLAAARPQWLGEPLELPLEGRDVMLAVDVSESMQVADMVLEGRAVDRLAVVQRVAGDFIRRRTGDRLGLILFGSQAYVQTPLTFDRTTVAHMLEEAAIGLAGKKTAIGDAIGLAVKRLGDEAGGEGRGPRVLILLSDGANTAGAVDPRQAAALAAERGLRIHTVGIGAERLRVGGIFGSRVVNPSADLDEAMLKDVAAATGGRYFRATDTDALEEVYRLLDELEPAVRDARLFRPLTALYPWPLAAALLLAAGLLVDGLRRPGVPEAAS, from the coding sequence ATGATCCACCTGGCGTGGCCCTGGGCCCTGCTGCTGTTGCCCCTGCCGTGGCTGATACGACGCCTGGCGCCGCCGGCCCGGGCACCCCGGGCCGTGGCCCTGCGCGCGCCCCTCTTCGAATGGCTGGCCGGCGGCGCCGCGGCGGCCGCCCCGCCGCGGCGGTTGCGGCCGCGCCTGCGCCTGGGCACCGCGGTGGCGGCATGGCTGCTGCTGGTGCTGGCGGCGGCCCGCCCCCAGTGGCTGGGGGAGCCCCTGGAACTACCCCTGGAGGGGCGTGACGTGATGCTGGCGGTGGACGTGTCCGAGAGCATGCAGGTGGCAGACATGGTGCTGGAGGGGCGGGCGGTGGACCGCCTGGCGGTGGTACAGCGGGTGGCGGGGGACTTCATCCGCCGGCGCACCGGCGACCGCCTGGGGCTCATCCTGTTCGGCTCCCAGGCCTATGTGCAGACGCCTCTGACCTTCGATCGCACCACCGTGGCCCACATGCTGGAGGAGGCCGCCATCGGTCTGGCGGGCAAGAAGACCGCCATCGGCGACGCCATCGGCCTGGCCGTGAAGCGCCTGGGGGACGAGGCGGGCGGGGAGGGGCGTGGGCCGCGGGTGCTGATACTCCTGAGCGACGGCGCCAACACCGCCGGGGCGGTGGATCCCCGCCAGGCGGCGGCCCTGGCGGCCGAGCGCGGCCTGCGCATCCATACCGTGGGGATCGGCGCCGAGCGCCTGCGGGTAGGCGGCATTTTCGGCAGCCGCGTGGTCAACCCTTCCGCGGATCTGGACGAGGCCATGTTGAAGGACGTGGCGGCGGCCACCGGGGGGCGATACTTCCGGGCCACGGACACCGATGCCCTGGAGGAGGTGTATCGCCTGCTGGATGAGCTGGAGCCCGCGGTGCGCGACGCCCGCCTGTTCCGCCCCCTCACCGCCCTCTATCCGTGGCCCTTGGCGGCTGCCCTGTTGCTGGCCGCGGGCCTGCTGGTGGATGGCCTGCGCCGCCCCGGGGTACCGGAGGCGGCATCGTGA
- a CDS encoding DUF4381 domain-containing protein: MIPDNPLAQDPLAELRDIHLPDPVSWWPPAPGWWLLALVVLVALGLASWALRRYLKRRRRSRRVLAEVDALAAAYRRDGDTQALCSGLSLVLKRAALAAWPRQRVAGLTGTAWLEFLDATGGAGAFAHGPGQALASAGYGGAAAVDGEALEALVRRWIKGALRRVPA, from the coding sequence ATGATTCCCGATAACCCCCTGGCCCAGGATCCCTTGGCAGAGTTGCGGGACATCCATCTCCCGGACCCCGTGTCCTGGTGGCCCCCGGCGCCGGGTTGGTGGCTGCTGGCCCTGGTGGTGCTGGTGGCCCTCGGCCTCGCCTCGTGGGCCCTGCGCCGCTATCTGAAACGGCGCCGGCGTAGCCGCCGCGTGCTGGCCGAAGTGGATGCCCTGGCGGCCGCCTACCGGCGCGACGGCGACACCCAGGCTCTGTGCAGTGGCCTCTCCCTGGTGCTGAAGCGGGCGGCCCTGGCGGCCTGGCCGCGGCAACGGGTGGCCGGGCTCACGGGCACGGCGTGGCTGGAGTTCCTGGATGCCACCGGCGGCGCCGGCGCCTTCGCCCACGGCCCGGGACAGGCTCTGGCCAGCGCCGGTTACGGTGGCGCCGCGGCGGTGGACGGCGAGGCCCTGGAAGCCCTGGTCCGACGCTGGATTAAAGGTGCCTTGAGGCGGGTACCGGCATGA
- a CDS encoding DUF58 domain-containing protein: MRGTTDGVRLALDRLTGLRAHAGRLGLSPGTRVRTARAGGYLSVYRGRGMEFDEVRPYQAGDDVRDIDWRVTARSGRAHTKVYTDERERPVFLLLDLSPGMYFGTRGCLKAVRAAEAGVLLAWAAVANGDRVGALMMAGKRHAEVRPMGRHPGVLRLIRRLMEEHRAGLERPGIEAADLKAALDRLLATARPGSLVFLISDFRHLDDDGEKRLARLARHNDVTAVFVFDPLEAEPPPPGRYLLSDGHASALLDTSDAGVVERLRAAHATHRARVASACSRRGIHFLDLATDAPLVEALRRGLHARLPHHGALYEPAGRS; encoded by the coding sequence GTGAGGGGAACGACCGACGGGGTGCGACTGGCCCTCGACCGTCTCACGGGGTTACGCGCCCATGCCGGGCGTCTCGGCCTGTCCCCCGGCACCCGGGTGCGCACCGCCCGCGCCGGCGGTTATCTGTCGGTGTACCGCGGCCGCGGCATGGAATTCGACGAGGTGCGCCCCTACCAGGCGGGCGACGACGTGCGCGACATCGACTGGCGGGTCACCGCGCGCTCCGGGCGTGCCCACACCAAGGTCTACACCGACGAGCGGGAGCGCCCCGTATTCCTGCTGCTGGACCTCTCCCCTGGCATGTATTTCGGCACCCGTGGTTGTCTCAAGGCGGTGCGCGCCGCCGAGGCCGGGGTGCTCCTGGCCTGGGCCGCGGTGGCCAACGGCGACCGCGTGGGGGCCCTGATGATGGCCGGCAAACGCCATGCCGAAGTGCGTCCCATGGGGCGCCATCCGGGAGTGCTGCGCCTCATCCGGCGGCTGATGGAGGAACACCGGGCGGGCCTCGAGCGCCCCGGCATCGAGGCCGCCGATCTGAAGGCGGCCCTGGACCGCCTGCTGGCCACCGCGCGGCCCGGCAGCCTGGTGTTCCTCATCAGTGACTTCCGCCACCTGGACGACGACGGTGAGAAGCGCCTGGCGCGGTTGGCGCGGCACAACGACGTCACGGCCGTGTTCGTCTTCGACCCCCTAGAGGCCGAGCCGCCCCCACCCGGCCGTTACCTGCTGTCCGATGGCCATGCCAGTGCCCTGCTGGATACCAGCGACGCCGGGGTGGTCGAGCGCCTGCGCGCCGCCCATGCCACCCACCGCGCCCGGGTGGCCTCGGCATGCAGCCGCCGGGGCATTCATTTCCTGGATCTGGCCACCGATGCCCCCCTGGTGGAGGCCCTGCGCCGGGGTCTCCACGCACGCCTGCCCCATCATGGGGCCCTGTACGAGCCCGCCGGCCGGTCATGA
- a CDS encoding MoxR family ATPase: protein MSQRQSFARLKAHISARILGQEYLVDRLLIALLADGHLLVEGAPGLAKTTAVKALATGLAGDFHRIQFTPDLLPADLTGTEVFRPQDGSFHFQPGPIFHNILLADEINRAPAKVQSALLEAMEEQQVTIGRETYRLPPLFMVMATQNPLEHEGTYPLPEAQLDRFLMYVRVGYPDAAGEKAILELARAMARGGTGAPEVGPPLAESAVFAARAEALELTMVPALDDYLVALVAATRDPAPYEPALGEWVRWGASPRATLALDRCARAHAWLAGRDYVSPEDIHAIAHDVLRHRILLSFEAEAEGITTDRMVDELLQRVPTP, encoded by the coding sequence ATGTCGCAACGACAGAGTTTCGCCCGTCTCAAAGCACACATCTCCGCCCGCATCCTCGGCCAGGAATACCTGGTGGACCGCTTGCTCATCGCCCTGCTGGCGGATGGCCATCTGCTGGTGGAGGGTGCCCCGGGGCTCGCCAAGACCACTGCCGTCAAGGCCCTGGCCACGGGCCTCGCGGGTGACTTCCACCGCATCCAGTTCACCCCCGACCTGCTGCCGGCGGACCTCACGGGCACCGAGGTGTTCCGACCCCAGGACGGCTCCTTCCATTTCCAGCCCGGGCCCATTTTTCACAACATCCTGCTGGCGGACGAGATCAATCGCGCACCGGCCAAGGTGCAGTCGGCGCTGCTGGAGGCCATGGAGGAGCAGCAGGTGACCATCGGCCGCGAGACCTACCGGCTGCCGCCCCTGTTCATGGTCATGGCCACCCAGAACCCCCTGGAGCACGAGGGCACCTATCCCCTGCCCGAGGCCCAGCTGGACCGCTTCCTCATGTACGTGCGGGTGGGTTACCCGGACGCCGCCGGGGAGAAGGCGATCCTGGAACTCGCCCGCGCCATGGCCCGTGGTGGTACCGGTGCGCCCGAGGTCGGCCCGCCCCTGGCGGAATCGGCCGTGTTCGCGGCCCGCGCGGAGGCCCTGGAACTCACCATGGTGCCGGCCCTGGACGATTACCTGGTGGCCCTGGTGGCCGCCACCCGCGACCCGGCGCCCTACGAGCCTGCCCTCGGTGAATGGGTGCGCTGGGGCGCCAGTCCGCGGGCCACCCTGGCCCTGGACCGCTGCGCCCGCGCCCACGCCTGGCTGGCGGGGCGGGACTACGTGAGCCCCGAGGACATCCACGCCATCGCCCACGACGTCCTGCGCCACCGCATCCTGCTGTCCTTCGAGGCCGAGGCGGAGGGCATCACCACCGATCGCATGGTGGACGAGTTGCTGCAACGGGTGCCCACCCCATGA